Proteins encoded by one window of Streptomyces uncialis:
- a CDS encoding gamma carbonic anhydrase family protein, with the protein MAGRALIVAVGGKSPEVDPGAFVAPTAVVVGEVTVRAGASVWYGAVLRGDCGPIVLGAGSNVQDNCTVHVDPGFPVVIGERVTIGHNAVVHGCAIEDDALIGMGATVLNGAVIGAGSLVAAQALVPQGMVVPPGSLVAGVPAKVRRPLTDEERAGITLNGTLYMELARAHEEAHTERTADRDGTGDGDDDRDGHDGGGTRGAGQA; encoded by the coding sequence ATGGCCGGACGGGCACTGATCGTGGCGGTGGGCGGCAAGAGCCCCGAGGTGGACCCGGGCGCGTTCGTCGCGCCCACGGCGGTCGTGGTCGGCGAGGTGACCGTGCGCGCGGGGGCGAGCGTCTGGTACGGCGCGGTGCTGCGCGGCGACTGCGGGCCGATCGTCCTGGGGGCGGGCAGCAACGTCCAGGACAACTGCACGGTCCATGTCGACCCGGGCTTCCCGGTGGTCATCGGCGAGCGGGTCACCATCGGCCACAACGCGGTCGTCCACGGGTGCGCGATCGAGGACGACGCCCTGATCGGGATGGGCGCGACCGTCCTCAACGGCGCCGTGATCGGGGCCGGTTCGCTGGTGGCCGCGCAGGCCCTCGTCCCGCAGGGGATGGTGGTACCGCCCGGTTCGCTGGTGGCCGGGGTGCCGGCCAAGGTGCGCCGCCCCCTCACGGACGAGGAGCGGGCGGGCATCACCCTGAACGGCACGCTCTACATGGAGCTGGCGCGCGCGCACGAGGAGGCGCACACGGAACGGACCGCCGACCGGGACGGCACCGGGGACGGCGACGACGACCGTGACGGCCATGACGGCGGAGGCACCCGAGGCGCCGGTCAGGCGTAG
- a CDS encoding acyltransferase, with protein MPNNRDTRPLPGRRPGRWPHRLAQRVVRGGWAWAQRFGAITDEHPGRLRFGAIGTGTRLAFPQGTVFGEPWIQLGAHCVIGEQVTLTAGLMPGLDLGPEPILRIGDGVVLGRGSHVVADTAVTIGAQCYVGPYVYVTSTNHSYDDPAEPIGKQWPRMEPVEIGPGCWIGTGAVILPGTRIGRNVVVAAGAVVRGEVPDHSVVAGAPARVVRRWTPGEGWQPPLRTPAPVPIPEGMTPQQLMALAELESDTGGT; from the coding sequence GTGCCGAACAACCGCGATACGCGTCCCCTCCCCGGCCGGCGTCCGGGCCGCTGGCCGCACCGGCTCGCGCAGCGGGTGGTGCGGGGCGGCTGGGCCTGGGCGCAGCGGTTCGGCGCGATCACCGACGAGCATCCCGGGCGGCTGCGGTTCGGCGCCATCGGTACGGGCACCCGGCTGGCGTTCCCGCAGGGCACCGTCTTCGGGGAGCCGTGGATCCAGCTCGGCGCCCACTGTGTCATCGGGGAACAGGTCACCCTGACGGCCGGTCTGATGCCCGGTCTCGACCTCGGCCCCGAGCCGATCCTGCGGATCGGTGACGGTGTCGTACTGGGCCGGGGCAGCCATGTCGTCGCCGACACGGCGGTCACCATCGGCGCGCAGTGCTACGTCGGTCCCTATGTCTATGTGACGTCGACCAATCACTCCTACGACGACCCGGCGGAGCCGATCGGCAAGCAGTGGCCGCGGATGGAGCCGGTGGAGATCGGGCCCGGCTGCTGGATCGGCACCGGCGCGGTGATCCTGCCGGGTACCCGGATCGGACGGAACGTGGTCGTCGCGGCGGGAGCGGTGGTCCGCGGCGAGGTGCCCGACCACTCGGTGGTGGCGGGCGCGCCCGCGCGCGTGGTCCGGCGCTGGACCCCCGGGGAGGGCTGGCAGCCGCCCCTGCGGACACCCGCGCCGGTACCCATCCCGGAGGGCATGACACCGCAGCAGTTGATGGCCCTCGCGGAGCTGGAGTCGGACACCGGCGGGACGTGA
- a CDS encoding YigZ family protein encodes MQDEYRTVAQEGVHETEINRSRFLCALAPAATEEEAQRFIARVRKEHADATHNCYAYVIGADASVQKANDDGEPGGTAGVPMLQMLLRRDMRYVVAVVTRYYGGVKLGAGGLIRAYGGSVGEALDTLGTLTRRRFRLATVTVDHQRAGKLQNELRATGREVRDVRYGEAVTIGIGLPDADVAAFRAWLADATAGTAVLELGGEAYGTA; translated from the coding sequence ATGCAGGACGAGTACCGCACCGTCGCCCAGGAGGGCGTGCACGAGACCGAGATCAACCGCTCGCGTTTCCTGTGCGCGCTCGCACCCGCGGCCACCGAGGAGGAGGCCCAGCGGTTCATCGCGCGGGTCCGCAAGGAGCACGCCGACGCCACGCACAACTGCTACGCCTACGTCATCGGCGCCGACGCCTCCGTCCAGAAGGCGAACGACGACGGCGAACCGGGCGGCACCGCGGGCGTCCCCATGCTCCAGATGCTGCTGCGCCGGGACATGCGGTACGTCGTCGCCGTCGTCACCCGCTACTACGGCGGGGTCAAACTGGGTGCGGGCGGGCTGATCCGGGCGTACGGCGGATCGGTCGGCGAGGCCCTCGACACCCTCGGGACGCTGACCCGGCGGCGCTTCCGGCTGGCCACCGTCACCGTCGACCACCAGCGCGCGGGCAAACTCCAGAACGAGCTGCGCGCCACCGGCCGCGAGGTGCGCGACGTGCGTTACGGCGAGGCGGTCACCATCGGGATCGGGCTGCCGGACGCCGACGTGGCCGCGTTCCGCGCCTGGCTCGCCGACGCGACCGCGGGCACCGCCGTCCTCGAACTCGGCGGCGAGGCGTACGGGACGGCCTGA
- a CDS encoding CoA-binding protein yields MYGDQAAVEKILTESGDTWAVVGLSNNESRAAYGVARILQRFGKRIVPVHPKAETVHGERGYTTLADIPFEVDVVDVFVNADLAGAVADEAVAKGAKAVWFQLGVVDEAAYARTRAAGVAMVMDRCPAIEIPRMG; encoded by the coding sequence ATGTACGGCGACCAGGCGGCAGTGGAGAAGATCCTTACGGAGTCGGGGGACACCTGGGCCGTGGTGGGCCTGTCGAACAACGAGTCGCGGGCCGCGTACGGGGTGGCGCGGATCCTTCAGCGGTTCGGGAAGCGGATCGTCCCGGTCCATCCGAAGGCGGAGACGGTCCATGGCGAGCGGGGGTACACCACGCTGGCGGACATCCCGTTCGAGGTCGACGTGGTGGATGTGTTCGTGAACGCGGACCTGGCGGGCGCGGTGGCCGACGAGGCCGTGGCGAAGGGGGCGAAGGCGGTGTGGTTCCAGCTGGGTGTGGTGGACGAGGCGGCGTACGCCCGCACCCGGGCGGCGGGCGTGGCGATGGTGATGGACCGCTGCCCGGCGATCGAGATCCCCCGCATGGGCTGA
- a CDS encoding hydrogenase maturation protease, which translates to MTGRRTLVAGVGNIFLGDDGFGVETVRRLVLAGVPDGVDVVDVGVRGVHLAYQLLDGYGTVVLVDAASRGGAPGTVYLIEAQAGPVEPSGPAALDGHRMGPDAVLALLATLSASTGGVPPERVLVVGCEPASLEEGIGLSAPVTAGVEQAVRLIRRVVSGETVGDEAVSEGAVEEGGQAAGVEPSGRKAPSC; encoded by the coding sequence ATGACCGGCCGACGGACGCTGGTCGCGGGCGTCGGCAACATCTTCCTCGGTGACGACGGCTTCGGCGTCGAGACCGTCCGGCGGCTGGTCCTCGCGGGAGTGCCGGACGGGGTCGACGTGGTCGATGTCGGGGTGCGCGGCGTCCATCTGGCGTACCAACTGCTCGACGGCTACGGGACGGTGGTCCTGGTGGACGCCGCGTCCCGTGGCGGGGCGCCGGGCACCGTCTATCTGATCGAGGCGCAGGCGGGGCCGGTGGAACCGTCGGGTCCGGCCGCGCTGGACGGCCACCGGATGGGTCCGGACGCCGTGCTCGCGCTTCTCGCGACGCTCAGCGCGAGCACCGGGGGCGTCCCGCCGGAACGCGTGCTGGTGGTGGGATGCGAGCCCGCCTCGCTGGAGGAGGGCATCGGGCTGAGCGCCCCGGTGACGGCGGGGGTCGAGCAGGCCGTCCGGCTGATCCGACGGGTCGTCAGCGGAGAGACCGTCGGCGACGAGGCCGTCAGCGAGGGGGCCGTCGAAGAGGGTGGGCAGGCGGCGGGGGTCGAACCGTCCGGCAGAAAGGCACCATCATGCTGA
- the hypB gene encoding hydrogenase nickel incorporation protein HypB, translating into MCRTTDLRQAVLAHNDDSARALRAELAARGTVAVSLLSSPGSGKTALLETELALARERGVPVAALTADLATENDARRLARTGVPVQQVLTDGLCHLEAVMLRGYLAGWLPSDTRVLFVENVGNLVCPASYDLGESLRVTLASVTEGEDKPLKYPGAFGLAQLVLVTKTDIAAAAGFDRDTFLANVARVNPGVEVVFTSARDGQGQGVLLERALAVRDGAEAHRPVMTRTAGDRDTPPVVLPQPPGGTHAHPHEHAHPHPHPHPVADQL; encoded by the coding sequence ATGTGCCGTACGACCGATCTCCGGCAGGCGGTACTCGCCCACAACGACGACAGCGCGCGGGCGCTGCGGGCCGAGCTGGCGGCCAGGGGGACCGTCGCCGTCAGCCTGCTGTCCAGCCCCGGCAGCGGCAAGACGGCGCTGCTGGAGACGGAACTCGCGCTGGCCCGCGAGCGCGGTGTCCCCGTGGCCGCGCTGACCGCCGACCTCGCGACCGAGAACGACGCCCGGCGGCTGGCCCGCACCGGGGTACCGGTCCAGCAGGTGCTCACCGACGGTCTGTGCCATCTGGAGGCCGTGATGCTGCGCGGGTACCTCGCGGGCTGGCTGCCGTCGGACACCCGGGTGCTGTTCGTGGAGAACGTGGGCAATCTGGTCTGTCCGGCCTCCTACGACCTCGGTGAGTCGCTGCGGGTGACGCTGGCGTCGGTCACCGAGGGCGAGGACAAGCCGCTCAAGTACCCGGGCGCGTTCGGGCTGGCCCAGCTCGTTCTGGTCACCAAGACGGACATCGCCGCGGCCGCCGGCTTCGACCGGGACACGTTCCTGGCGAACGTCGCCCGGGTGAACCCCGGTGTGGAGGTGGTGTTCACCTCGGCGCGCGACGGGCAGGGTCAGGGGGTCCTGCTGGAGCGGGCCCTGGCCGTGCGGGACGGCGCCGAGGCGCACCGCCCGGTGATGACCCGTACCGCCGGGGACCGGGACACCCCGCCCGTCGTCCTGCCGCAGCCCCCGGGCGGCACCCACGCTCACCCGCACGAGCACGCGCATCCCCACCCGCACCCGCATCCGGTCGCGGACCAGTTGTGA
- the hypD gene encoding hydrogenase formation protein HypD: protein MKYLAEFQNPELARGLLDDIRAAVTRPWALMEVCGGQTHTIIRQGIDQLLPDGVELIHGPGCPVCVTPLEVIDKALAIAARPGVIFCSFGDMLRVPGTDRDLFRVRSEGGDVRVVYSPLDALRIATENPDREVVFFGIGFETTAPPNAMAVHQARKRGIRNFSMLVSHVRVPPAIDAVMGSPDCRVQGFLAAGHVCSVMGTSEYPELAARHRVPIVVTGFEPLDILEGIRRVVRQLERGEHTVDNAYPRAVRPEGNPAARAMLADVFEVTDRAWRGIGTIPLSGWRLSPRYREHDAEHRFDVVDIATREPAACRSGEVLQGLLKPNQCEAFGTDCTPRSPLGATMVSSEGACAAYYLYRRLGTPTTPLEASSVV from the coding sequence ATGAAGTACCTGGCGGAGTTCCAGAACCCTGAGCTGGCCCGGGGCCTGCTCGACGACATCCGGGCGGCCGTGACCCGTCCCTGGGCGCTCATGGAGGTGTGCGGCGGGCAGACGCACACCATCATCCGCCAGGGCATCGACCAGTTGCTGCCCGACGGGGTGGAGCTGATCCACGGACCGGGGTGCCCGGTGTGCGTGACCCCGCTGGAGGTCATCGACAAGGCCCTGGCGATCGCGGCCAGGCCCGGGGTGATCTTCTGCTCGTTCGGGGACATGCTCCGGGTGCCCGGCACCGACCGCGATCTGTTCCGGGTGCGCAGCGAGGGCGGTGACGTCCGGGTGGTGTACTCGCCGCTGGACGCCCTGCGGATCGCGACCGAGAACCCCGACCGTGAGGTGGTGTTCTTCGGCATCGGCTTCGAGACCACCGCCCCGCCCAACGCGATGGCGGTGCACCAGGCCCGCAAACGCGGCATCCGCAACTTCAGCATGCTGGTCTCCCATGTCCGGGTACCGCCCGCCATCGACGCGGTGATGGGCTCGCCGGACTGCCGGGTGCAGGGCTTCCTCGCGGCCGGTCATGTGTGCAGCGTGATGGGCACGTCCGAGTACCCGGAGCTGGCGGCACGCCACCGGGTGCCGATCGTGGTCACCGGTTTCGAGCCGCTGGACATCCTGGAGGGCATCCGGCGGGTGGTGCGGCAGTTGGAGCGCGGTGAGCACACCGTCGACAACGCCTATCCGCGGGCGGTACGGCCGGAGGGCAATCCGGCGGCCCGCGCGATGCTGGCGGACGTCTTCGAGGTCACGGACCGCGCGTGGCGCGGTATCGGCACGATCCCGCTCAGCGGCTGGCGGCTCTCGCCGCGCTACCGCGAGCACGACGCGGAGCACCGGTTCGACGTCGTGGACATCGCCACGCGTGAGCCCGCCGCGTGCCGCAGCGGCGAGGTGCTGCAAGGCCTGCTGAAGCCCAACCAGTGCGAGGCGTTCGGCACGGACTGCACACCGCGCAGCCCGCTCGGCGCGACGATGGTGTCCAGCGAGGGCGCGTGCGCCGCGTACTACCTCTACCGCCGTCTCGGCACCCCCACCACCCCTCTGGAGGCGAGCTCCGTTGTCTGA
- a CDS encoding DUF6893 family small protein: MLKALLATAAGAAAVVVIRLTLPDLRRYLRISRM; encoded by the coding sequence ATGCTGAAAGCCCTGCTCGCCACGGCCGCGGGGGCCGCCGCCGTGGTGGTGATCCGGCTGACCCTGCCCGACCTGAGGCGGTATCTGCGGATCTCCCGGATGTGA
- the hypE gene encoding hydrogenase expression/formation protein HypE, giving the protein MSDTLSGAPAPAAAPDFGGWTCPLPLRDHPRVVMGHGGGGALSAELVEHLFLPAFGGGTLAALGDCAVLPVGGSRLAFSTDSFVVRPLFFPGGSIGDLAVNGTVNDLAMSGARAAYLSCGFILEEGVETEVVGRIARALGDAARAAGTEVVTGDTKVVEAGHGDGVYINTAGIGVVPPGVDIRPQRAEPGDVVIVSGEIGLHGVAIMSVREGLEFGVEIESDCAALGTLVEAMLAVTPDLHVLRDPTRGGLATALNEIAGAAGVGVVIRERAVPVPPQVANACAILGLDPMYVANEGKLVAFVPRAHADAVLAAMRAHPLGAAAAVIGECVPEHPGMVVARTAFGGTRVVDLPLGEQLPRIC; this is encoded by the coding sequence TTGTCTGACACGCTCTCCGGCGCACCGGCGCCGGCCGCCGCGCCGGACTTCGGCGGCTGGACCTGCCCGCTGCCGCTGCGCGACCACCCCCGGGTGGTGATGGGGCACGGCGGAGGCGGCGCCCTGTCCGCGGAACTGGTCGAGCATCTCTTCCTCCCGGCCTTCGGCGGCGGGACGCTCGCCGCCCTCGGTGACTGCGCGGTGCTCCCCGTCGGCGGGTCACGGCTCGCCTTCTCGACGGACTCGTTCGTGGTGCGTCCGCTGTTCTTCCCCGGCGGCAGCATCGGCGACCTCGCCGTCAACGGCACTGTGAACGATCTGGCCATGAGCGGCGCGCGGGCGGCGTACCTGTCCTGCGGGTTCATCCTGGAGGAGGGGGTGGAGACGGAGGTGGTCGGCCGGATCGCCCGGGCGCTGGGCGACGCGGCCCGCGCGGCGGGCACCGAGGTGGTCACCGGCGACACCAAGGTCGTGGAGGCCGGTCACGGGGACGGCGTGTACATCAACACCGCGGGCATCGGGGTGGTGCCGCCCGGTGTCGACATCCGTCCGCAGCGCGCCGAGCCGGGCGATGTGGTGATCGTCAGCGGGGAGATCGGTCTCCACGGTGTGGCGATCATGAGTGTGCGGGAGGGTCTGGAGTTCGGGGTGGAGATCGAGAGCGACTGCGCGGCGCTCGGCACCCTGGTCGAGGCGATGCTGGCCGTCACCCCGGATCTGCACGTCCTGCGGGACCCCACCCGGGGCGGGCTGGCGACCGCCCTCAACGAGATCGCGGGGGCGGCCGGTGTCGGTGTGGTGATCCGGGAACGCGCCGTCCCGGTGCCCCCGCAGGTCGCCAACGCCTGCGCGATCCTCGGCCTCGACCCGATGTACGTGGCGAACGAGGGGAAGCTCGTCGCGTTCGTCCCCCGTGCCCACGCGGACGCGGTGCTCGCCGCGATGCGCGCCCATCCGCTGGGCGCGGCCGCCGCGGTGATCGGGGAGTGCGTACCGGAGCATCCGGGGATGGTGGTCGCGCGGACCGCGTTCGGCGGGACCCGGGTGGTCGATCTGCCACTCGGTGAGCAACTGCCGCGCATCTGCTGA
- a CDS encoding HypC/HybG/HupF family hydrogenase formation chaperone, producing MCLAVPGRVVEIAERDGARMAVVDFSGVVKDVCLEYLPDLKVGEYAIVHVGFALQRLDEESARKTLALFEELGLLQEEFGDPWEVER from the coding sequence ATGTGTCTGGCGGTGCCGGGCAGAGTGGTGGAGATCGCGGAGCGGGACGGTGCCCGGATGGCCGTCGTGGACTTCAGCGGTGTGGTCAAGGACGTGTGCCTGGAGTATCTGCCGGACCTGAAGGTGGGCGAGTACGCCATCGTGCACGTCGGGTTCGCGCTCCAGCGGCTGGACGAGGAGTCGGCGCGCAAGACGCTCGCCCTCTTCGAGGAACTCGGGCTGCTCCAGGAGGAGTTCGGTGACCCATGGGAGGTCGAACGATGA
- a CDS encoding helix-turn-helix domain-containing protein, whose protein sequence is MSDLDQLTQSLARNLKRLRGERGFTLDVLATRSGVSRGMIIQIEQARTNPSVGTTVKLADALGVSISTLLDQDQGPLVQLVPAERAVRMWSTEAGSHTSLLVGTDRRGPLELWAWRLMPGDGSASDPHPGGTMELLHVTAGELTLVVDGVPYPMPAGTSATFEANVPHIYRNDGTEVVEMTMAVAVPPAR, encoded by the coding sequence GTGTCGGATCTCGACCAGCTCACACAGTCCCTCGCGCGCAATCTCAAGCGCTTGCGCGGCGAACGTGGCTTCACCCTGGACGTCCTCGCCACCCGCTCCGGTGTCAGCCGGGGGATGATCATCCAGATCGAGCAGGCCCGGACGAACCCCAGCGTCGGGACCACCGTGAAACTCGCGGACGCGCTGGGCGTCAGCATCAGCACCCTCCTCGACCAGGACCAGGGGCCGCTGGTGCAGCTCGTGCCCGCCGAGCGCGCGGTGCGGATGTGGTCCACCGAGGCGGGCAGCCACACCTCCCTGCTCGTGGGCACCGACCGGCGCGGCCCGCTGGAGCTGTGGGCATGGCGGCTGATGCCCGGCGACGGCAGCGCGTCCGACCCGCACCCGGGCGGAACCATGGAACTGCTGCATGTGACAGCCGGGGAGCTGACCCTCGTCGTGGACGGCGTCCCCTACCCGATGCCCGCCGGGACCTCCGCCACCTTCGAGGCCAACGTGCCGCACATCTACCGCAACGACGGTACCGAGGTGGTCGAGATGACCATGGCCGTCGCGGTCCCGCCCGCGCGGTGA
- the hypA gene encoding hydrogenase maturation nickel metallochaperone HypA, whose translation MHEMSIAAAVVDQVTSAAADRGATAVTTVRLDVGELAGVVPAALDFCFALVCEGTPLEGARLVTRSVPARARCGPCDTEWSPGVPPDLVCPRCGGARAELLTGRELQIRDVEWADGPLHAHS comes from the coding sequence ATGCATGAGATGTCGATCGCCGCGGCCGTCGTCGACCAGGTGACCTCGGCCGCCGCCGACCGGGGCGCGACAGCGGTGACCACGGTCCGGCTCGATGTCGGTGAGCTCGCCGGGGTGGTACCGGCGGCCCTGGACTTCTGCTTCGCGCTGGTCTGCGAGGGGACGCCCCTGGAGGGCGCCCGTCTGGTGACCCGGAGCGTCCCGGCGCGGGCGCGGTGCGGTCCCTGCGACACCGAGTGGTCCCCGGGCGTCCCGCCCGATCTGGTGTGTCCCCGCTGCGGGGGCGCGCGGGCCGAGCTGCTGACGGGCCGTGAACTACAGATCCGCGACGTCGAGTGGGCCGACGGCCCGCTGCACGCGCACAGCTGA
- the hypF gene encoding carbamoyltransferase HypF, translating to MTSTGGSVAAARRRVAVQGVVQGVGFRPFVYSLATELGLSGHVVNTGEGVLAEIEGPPDAVDVFCRRVATDAPSPAAVDSVRHEVIALTGTKGFVITPSRAVGSRGASLIPPDTATCPKCVAELRDPADRRHRHPFITCTGCGPRFTIATALPYDRARTTMAGFPLCERCEREYGDPADRRFHAQPVSCHDCGPRLSLIVPGAGPLGGGPALVRARELLAGGAILAVKGIGGYHLACDAGDPAAVALLRRRKRRGDKPFAVMARDLADIEPLVELDPLERELLTGPVRPVVLLRRRTDTRAADRERAAPVALEAVAPRCPDLGVLLPYTPLHHLLLGLPGDPPGPRVLVMTSANLGGEPLVTDDGEALERLAPLVDGWLTHDRPIHVPCDDSVVRVVDGVPFPLRRARGYVPAPIPLPLPVGPSLAAGGDLKNVLAVAEGRRAWLSGHIGDMDDLATLTAFDRAAEHLAALTGVTPATVAVDRHPGYRSAARARRGHDRPVVRVQHHHAHVASVMAEHGLDGGRQVIGVAFDGTGYGDDGAVWGGEVLLADYAGFRRFAQLAYVPLPGGDAAVERPYRMALAHLRAAGIPWARDLPPVAVCPDDELLALAQQLGTGLACVPTSSMGRLFDAVSSLAGVRHRAGYEAQAAIELEGAAHAYGPAHAQGPGHPHGPARPHGPVPGGDPSPRRGPSSGGGPGDGVGPGHGVGPAPAYRFALRPHEERWLADPAPVLAAVVADVRAGAGAGLIAARFHQAVVDLVRALCALARRAGEPGTVALTGGVFGNALLLSGCARALEADGFTVLRHRNVPPGDGGLALGQLMVAARAVT from the coding sequence GTGACCTCGACCGGGGGGTCCGTGGCGGCGGCGCGCCGGAGGGTCGCCGTCCAGGGGGTGGTCCAGGGCGTCGGCTTCCGGCCGTTCGTCTACTCACTGGCCACCGAACTCGGGCTATCCGGACATGTCGTCAACACCGGCGAGGGTGTCCTCGCGGAGATCGAGGGCCCGCCGGACGCGGTCGACGTGTTCTGCCGCCGGGTGGCGACGGACGCGCCGAGCCCGGCGGCCGTCGACTCGGTCCGGCACGAGGTCATCGCGCTCACCGGGACGAAGGGCTTCGTGATCACCCCGTCCCGCGCGGTCGGGTCGAGGGGCGCGAGCCTCATCCCGCCCGACACCGCGACCTGTCCGAAGTGCGTCGCCGAACTGCGCGACCCCGCCGACCGCCGCCACCGGCATCCGTTCATCACCTGCACGGGCTGCGGCCCCCGCTTCACCATCGCCACGGCACTGCCGTACGACCGGGCCCGGACGACGATGGCGGGCTTCCCGCTGTGCGAGCGGTGCGAGCGGGAGTACGGCGACCCGGCCGACCGGCGGTTCCACGCCCAGCCCGTCTCATGCCACGACTGCGGGCCCCGGCTCTCGCTGATCGTGCCGGGCGCCGGGCCGCTCGGCGGCGGGCCGGCCCTCGTCCGGGCCCGGGAACTCCTCGCGGGCGGCGCGATCCTGGCGGTCAAGGGCATCGGCGGCTACCACCTGGCGTGCGACGCGGGCGACCCGGCGGCCGTCGCCCTGCTGCGCCGCCGCAAGCGGCGCGGCGACAAGCCGTTCGCCGTGATGGCACGGGATCTCGCGGACATCGAGCCGCTGGTGGAGCTCGACCCGTTGGAACGGGAGCTGCTGACCGGGCCGGTGCGGCCGGTGGTCCTGCTGCGGCGCCGGACGGACACCCGCGCGGCGGACCGGGAGCGGGCCGCCCCGGTGGCCCTGGAGGCCGTCGCCCCGCGCTGCCCGGACCTCGGGGTGCTGCTGCCGTACACCCCGCTGCACCATCTGCTGCTCGGCCTGCCGGGTGACCCGCCCGGGCCCCGGGTGCTGGTGATGACCAGCGCCAATCTCGGCGGCGAGCCTCTCGTCACCGACGACGGCGAGGCGCTGGAACGGCTCGCGCCGCTGGTGGACGGCTGGCTGACGCACGACCGCCCGATCCATGTCCCCTGCGACGACTCGGTGGTGCGGGTGGTCGACGGTGTGCCGTTCCCGCTGCGCCGGGCGCGCGGCTACGTACCCGCCCCGATCCCCCTCCCGCTGCCGGTGGGCCCGTCGCTCGCGGCGGGCGGCGACCTCAAGAACGTGCTCGCCGTGGCCGAGGGCCGCCGGGCGTGGCTGTCGGGGCACATCGGCGACATGGACGACCTGGCCACCCTGACCGCCTTCGACCGGGCCGCCGAACACCTCGCCGCGCTGACCGGGGTGACCCCCGCGACGGTCGCCGTGGACCGGCACCCGGGCTACCGCTCGGCCGCGCGGGCCCGCCGGGGCCACGACCGGCCGGTGGTACGGGTGCAGCACCATCACGCGCATGTCGCGTCGGTGATGGCGGAGCACGGGCTGGACGGCGGACGCCAGGTCATCGGTGTCGCGTTCGACGGCACCGGGTACGGCGACGACGGCGCGGTGTGGGGCGGCGAGGTGCTGCTCGCGGACTACGCCGGGTTCCGCCGTTTCGCCCAGCTCGCGTATGTGCCGCTGCCGGGCGGTGACGCGGCGGTGGAGCGCCCGTACCGGATGGCGCTGGCCCATCTGCGGGCCGCAGGTATCCCCTGGGCCCGGGACCTGCCACCGGTCGCTGTGTGTCCCGACGACGAACTCCTAGCGCTGGCGCAGCAGTTGGGGACCGGCCTGGCCTGCGTCCCCACGTCCAGCATGGGCCGCCTCTTCGACGCGGTGTCGTCGCTCGCCGGTGTCCGCCACCGGGCCGGGTACGAGGCGCAGGCGGCGATCGAGCTGGAGGGCGCGGCACACGCGTACGGTCCGGCACACGCGCAAGGACCGGGGCACCCTCACGGTCCCGCGCGCCCCCACGGCCCGGTGCCCGGCGGTGACCCCTCGCCCCGCCGTGGTCCGTCGTCCGGCGGTGGCCCCGGGGACGGTGTCGGCCCCGGGCACGGCGTCGGCCCCGCGCCCGCCTACCGCTTCGCGCTGCGTCCGCACGAGGAGCGCTGGCTGGCCGATCCGGCTCCCGTCCTCGCCGCGGTGGTGGCCGATGTCCGGGCCGGGGCGGGGGCCGGCCTGATCGCGGCGCGTTTCCACCAGGCGGTGGTGGACCTGGTGCGCGCGCTCTGCGCGCTCGCGCGCCGCGCCGGCGAGCCGGGGACCGTGGCGCTGACCGGCGGGGTGTTCGGCAACGCCCTGCTGCTGTCGGGCTGCGCGCGGGCGCTGGAGGCGGACGGCTTCACGGTGCTGCGGCACAGGAACGTGCCCCCCGGTGACGGGGGACTGGCCCTCGGCCAGCTCATGGTGGCCGCACGGGCCGTGACCTGA